A genome region from Ottowia testudinis includes the following:
- a CDS encoding alcohol dehydrogenase catalytic domain-containing protein translates to MKAAVLSSFGQPLTLTEVARPAPGPDDVLLQVLACGVCHSDLHVADGDQPALKAATKPALIPGHEVVGRVVECGANVSGLKVGDRVGVAWNHSTCGQCEPCLQGLENLCRRAVITGVMVDGGYAEYMTARASHALPIPDALSDEQAAPLFCAGLTVYRALKRSAVRAGQRVAVFGVGGLGHLAVQMAKAWGATVIALDVDPAKLALARELGASETYAANSPDDLKALRKAGNADVAVVTSAAKAAYDTALKTLRPGGTLAVAGLPSEPLSFPALALVGLEATIVAASVGTREDMRAVLDMAAQGQLRCLTELQPLEEVNAVLERMRRGQIQGRVVLRCCAGH, encoded by the coding sequence ATGAAAGCCGCCGTTCTCTCTTCTTTTGGCCAGCCCTTGACCTTGACCGAAGTCGCCCGCCCCGCGCCCGGCCCGGACGACGTGCTGCTGCAGGTGCTGGCCTGCGGCGTGTGTCACTCTGACCTGCACGTGGCCGACGGCGACCAGCCGGCGCTCAAGGCCGCCACCAAGCCGGCGCTGATTCCCGGCCATGAGGTGGTTGGCCGCGTGGTGGAGTGCGGCGCCAACGTCAGCGGCTTGAAAGTGGGCGACCGCGTGGGCGTGGCCTGGAACCACAGCACCTGCGGTCAATGCGAGCCGTGCCTGCAAGGGCTGGAGAATTTGTGCCGCCGCGCCGTCATCACTGGCGTCATGGTCGATGGCGGCTATGCCGAATACATGACGGCGCGCGCCAGCCACGCGCTGCCGATTCCCGACGCCCTGAGCGATGAGCAGGCCGCGCCGCTGTTTTGCGCCGGCCTGACGGTGTACCGCGCGCTCAAGCGCAGCGCGGTGCGCGCAGGTCAGCGCGTGGCGGTGTTCGGTGTCGGCGGGCTGGGGCACCTGGCGGTGCAAATGGCCAAAGCCTGGGGCGCCACCGTGATCGCGCTCGACGTCGACCCGGCCAAGCTGGCCCTGGCGCGCGAGCTGGGCGCCAGCGAAACCTATGCCGCCAACAGCCCGGACGACCTAAAAGCCCTGCGCAAGGCGGGCAATGCCGACGTGGCCGTGGTCACGTCCGCCGCCAAGGCCGCCTACGACACCGCGCTGAAAACCCTGCGCCCCGGCGGCACGCTGGCCGTGGCCGGACTGCCCAGCGAGCCGCTGAGTTTTCCGGCGCTGGCGTTGGTCGGGCTGGAAGCCACCATCGTCGCCGCCTCGGTCGGCACGCGCGAAGACATGCGCGCCGTGCTCGACATGGCGGCGCAAGGCCAGTTGCGCTGCCTGACCGAGTTGCAGCCCCTGGAAGAAGTCAACGCGGTGCTCGAGCGCATGCGCCGCGGCCAGATTCAGGGCCGGGTGGTGCTGCGCTGCTGCGCGGGGCATTGA
- a CDS encoding prealbumin-like fold domain-containing protein, producing the protein MQFKVFTGIFRLVVGTLAGALVAAAAHAQVNDPTCNLALVKVAGVGSEFDLTPYSNKVTLSADKSIRVQPNTGSPQLEYDMDSGVTRKSDASTNRWIFNESVAPLPYPGNVKTLTIDFNPPVQANQFALGIEDVGYGSTPLKYPATIALSLSGGASVGNFRGARMINGVTPSNALTYSSTSGVLSVPDSTVTGKRYNYALLGQGSELVKTVTLTFADFVPVDSMTLRLFAQTSCITMEKSTVGGTGEFKFTTSNADTPDSTVTTTSQNTDTRSETTAKLTQIATDIVIQEQMPTAPPAWMATSASCVDKNDNITGRSAVPGTLSGSKLTIAAKDNVPNANLVCKFVNMLPTDMSATLTGLPPLALAGTTVTGTLTCKNEGAVDAVAPTCSATVGGAAVSCPAPPATLAAGGTISCPISYTQPAGPVDVVGTAGAANDNNPLNNQAKVTVPSAADMQATLSGFPANAAPGSTVTGTLTCTNVGTQPATAPTCAASGLPPDAVVTCTPNPAPDPLAAGAAITCQVSYKQPAGTGVSVTGTTGATNDGNAANNTASQPVPTPADMSAALSGFPVGAPTGQPVTGTLTCTNVGGQPATAPKCEVSGLPSNAVVTCVPSPAPDPLAVGASITCSVRYTQPEAGVTVTGTTGATNDGNTANNQAQLGVGVPAPVPTLGQYLQALLAVLLALTAVHALRTRQRRGAR; encoded by the coding sequence ATGCAATTTAAAGTATTCACCGGCATTTTTCGTCTGGTCGTGGGGACGTTGGCAGGCGCCTTGGTGGCGGCGGCGGCACATGCGCAAGTTAATGACCCAACGTGCAACTTGGCTCTTGTTAAGGTGGCCGGTGTAGGCTCTGAATTCGATTTGACACCTTATTCAAATAAGGTGACGCTGTCGGCGGATAAGTCTATTCGAGTTCAGCCCAACACTGGGAGCCCCCAACTGGAATATGATATGGATAGCGGCGTCACCCGCAAGTCGGACGCCTCGACTAATCGATGGATTTTTAACGAGTCGGTGGCTCCCTTGCCATATCCCGGTAACGTGAAAACGCTCACTATTGATTTTAATCCACCAGTTCAGGCCAATCAGTTTGCATTGGGCATTGAGGATGTCGGCTATGGAAGTACCCCACTGAAATATCCAGCCACGATCGCATTGAGTTTGAGCGGCGGCGCATCCGTTGGAAACTTTCGCGGAGCCAGGATGATTAACGGAGTCACCCCCTCTAATGCGTTAACTTATAGCTCAACCTCAGGTGTACTCAGCGTACCAGATTCTACTGTTACAGGAAAAAGATATAATTACGCCCTGCTGGGGCAGGGTAGTGAGTTGGTGAAGACGGTGACGCTGACGTTTGCAGACTTTGTTCCCGTAGACTCGATGACGCTGAGGCTGTTTGCTCAGACATCGTGCATCACGATGGAAAAGTCGACGGTGGGGGGCACTGGCGAGTTCAAATTCACTACGTCCAATGCAGATACGCCCGATTCAACGGTGACGACGACGAGCCAGAATACCGACACGCGCTCAGAGACCACCGCCAAGCTGACCCAGATTGCCACCGACATTGTTATTCAAGAGCAGATGCCGACGGCCCCGCCGGCCTGGATGGCCACCAGCGCGAGCTGCGTGGACAAGAATGACAATATCACCGGGCGATCTGCCGTGCCCGGTACATTGTCCGGCTCCAAATTGACCATTGCCGCAAAAGACAACGTGCCCAACGCCAACCTGGTTTGCAAGTTTGTCAACATGCTCCCCACCGACATGAGCGCCACGCTGACCGGCTTGCCGCCCCTTGCACTGGCGGGCACCACTGTCACGGGCACGCTCACCTGCAAAAACGAGGGCGCTGTGGACGCCGTGGCGCCGACCTGCTCGGCCACCGTGGGGGGGGCCGCGGTCAGTTGCCCGGCCCCGCCAGCGACCCTGGCCGCGGGCGGCACCATCAGCTGCCCCATCAGCTACACCCAACCTGCCGGGCCGGTGGACGTGGTGGGCACCGCTGGCGCCGCCAACGACAACAATCCTCTAAACAACCAGGCTAAGGTGACCGTGCCGAGCGCCGCCGACATGCAAGCGACGCTCAGCGGCTTTCCGGCCAATGCCGCCCCCGGCAGCACCGTCACCGGCACCCTGACCTGCACCAACGTCGGCACTCAGCCGGCCACGGCGCCGACGTGCGCGGCGAGCGGCCTGCCGCCCGATGCGGTCGTCACCTGCACGCCCAACCCGGCGCCCGATCCCCTGGCGGCCGGCGCGGCGATCACGTGTCAGGTCAGCTACAAGCAGCCGGCGGGTACGGGTGTTTCCGTGACAGGCACCACCGGCGCCACCAACGACGGCAATGCAGCCAACAACACGGCCAGCCAGCCCGTGCCCACGCCGGCCGACATGAGCGCGGCGCTCAGCGGCTTTCCGGTCGGCGCCCCGACGGGGCAGCCGGTCACCGGCACCCTGACCTGCACCAACGTCGGCGGCCAGCCGGCCACGGCGCCGAAGTGCGAGGTCAGCGGCCTGCCGTCCAACGCGGTCGTCACCTGCGTGCCCAGCCCGGCGCCCGATCCCCTGGCCGTGGGGGCCTCGATCACCTGCAGCGTGCGCTATACGCAACCGGAGGCCGGCGTCACGGTTACGGGCACCACGGGCGCGACCAACGACGGCAACACCGCCAACAACCAGGCGCAGCTGGGGGTGGGCGTGCCCGCGCCGGTCCCGACGCTGGGGCAGTACCTGCAGGCCTTGCTGGCTGTGCTGCTGGCGTTGACGGCGGTGCACGCGCTGCGGACACGGCAGCGGCGCGGCGCGCGCTGA
- a CDS encoding MarC family NAAT transporter has protein sequence MDWLALLLAAGKSLLFALAAVLPILNPPASAPVFVTLTRGLEGTTRELLARRIGQYVFFMLAGAMLVGSYVLDFFGISLPIVRVAGGLIVASTAWRMLHTQHTSSDDDKLQMAQSLSDDNVRIHAFYPMTFPLTCGPGSIAAAITVGAALHSRRVTESLANFAGALAAAALIGLGVFLTFRYAGRLLRPLGEVGLVVFLRLMAFILLCVGVQIVWNGAQELLRGL, from the coding sequence ATGGATTGGCTCGCCCTGCTGCTGGCCGCCGGCAAGAGCCTGCTGTTCGCGCTGGCAGCCGTGCTGCCGATTCTGAACCCGCCGGCCTCCGCGCCGGTGTTTGTCACCCTCACGCGCGGGCTGGAGGGCACCACGCGCGAACTGCTGGCGCGGCGCATCGGCCAATACGTGTTCTTCATGCTGGCCGGGGCCATGCTGGTCGGCTCCTACGTGCTGGACTTCTTCGGCATCTCGCTGCCCATCGTGCGCGTGGCGGGCGGGCTGATCGTGGCGTCCACCGCCTGGCGCATGCTGCACACCCAGCACACCAGCAGCGACGACGACAAGCTGCAGATGGCGCAATCGCTGAGCGACGACAACGTGCGCATCCACGCCTTCTACCCGATGACGTTTCCGCTGACCTGCGGGCCGGGCTCGATCGCCGCCGCCATCACGGTGGGCGCGGCCCTGCACAGCCGGCGCGTGACCGAGTCGCTGGCCAACTTCGCCGGCGCGCTGGCGGCGGCGGCGCTGATCGGCCTGGGGGTGTTCCTGACCTTCCGCTACGCCGGCCGCCTGCTGCGCCCGCTGGGCGAGGTGGGGCTGGTGGTGTTTCTGCGCCTGATGGCCTTCATCCTGCTGTGCGTGGGCGTGCAGATCGTGTGGAACGGGGCGCAGGAGCTGCTGCGCGGGCTGTAG
- a CDS encoding NAD-dependent succinate-semialdehyde dehydrogenase produces MTTATAPQTTATGYPDTQLFIDGQWCDAEGGKTMGVFNPATGQEIGRLAHASRADLDRALAAAQKGFETWRATPAHERAALMRKAAQLFRERADATARHLTLEQGKPLAEAKGEVLAACDVIDWMAAEGQRVYGRIVPPRDLRGTAHVIRQPVGPVAAFTPWNFPVNQVVRKLSAALATGCSIIVKAPEETPASPAALIRAFVDAGVPAGVVQLVYGVPAEISEYLIPHPVIRKITFTGSTPVGKQLAALAGQHMKRATMELGGHAPVIVCEDADIDLAIKAAAGAKFRNAGQVCISPTRFLVAKPIAAEFTKRFAAQAEKTTVGDGLAEGTRMGPLANARRVTAMQALTDDAVKRGGTVAAGGKKVGDAGNFWAPTVLADVPLDADVFNHEPFGPMAVVHAFDTLDQALHEANRLPFGLAGYAFTQSLKNAHQISQQLEVGLLWINQPAAAWPELPFGGVKDSGYGSEGGPEALEAYLTTKSVSTFCG; encoded by the coding sequence ATGACCACCGCCACCGCGCCGCAAACCACCGCCACCGGCTACCCCGACACCCAGCTCTTCATCGACGGCCAGTGGTGCGACGCCGAAGGCGGCAAGACGATGGGCGTGTTCAACCCCGCCACCGGCCAGGAGATCGGCCGCCTGGCGCACGCCAGCCGCGCCGACCTTGACCGGGCGCTGGCCGCCGCGCAAAAAGGCTTCGAGACTTGGCGCGCCACGCCCGCGCACGAGCGCGCCGCGCTGATGCGCAAGGCGGCGCAGCTGTTCCGTGAGCGCGCTGACGCCACCGCGCGCCACCTGACGCTGGAGCAGGGCAAGCCGCTGGCCGAAGCCAAGGGCGAAGTGCTGGCCGCCTGCGACGTGATCGACTGGATGGCCGCCGAAGGCCAGCGCGTCTACGGCCGCATCGTGCCGCCGCGCGATCTGCGTGGCACGGCCCACGTCATCCGGCAGCCGGTGGGGCCGGTGGCGGCGTTCACGCCGTGGAACTTTCCGGTCAACCAGGTGGTGCGCAAGCTGTCGGCGGCGCTGGCCACGGGCTGCTCCATCATCGTCAAGGCGCCGGAAGAAACGCCCGCCTCGCCCGCCGCGCTGATCCGTGCCTTTGTCGATGCCGGCGTGCCGGCCGGCGTGGTGCAGCTGGTGTATGGCGTGCCGGCGGAAATCTCCGAATACCTGATCCCGCACCCGGTGATCCGCAAGATCACCTTCACCGGCTCCACGCCCGTGGGCAAGCAGCTGGCGGCGCTGGCCGGCCAGCACATGAAGCGCGCCACGATGGAGCTGGGCGGCCACGCGCCCGTGATCGTGTGTGAAGACGCCGACATCGACCTGGCCATCAAGGCCGCCGCGGGCGCAAAGTTCCGCAATGCGGGGCAGGTGTGCATCTCGCCGACGCGCTTTCTGGTGGCCAAGCCGATCGCCGCAGAGTTCACCAAGCGCTTTGCCGCGCAGGCCGAAAAGACCACCGTGGGCGACGGCTTGGCCGAGGGCACGCGCATGGGCCCGTTGGCCAACGCGCGCCGCGTGACCGCCATGCAGGCGCTGACCGACGACGCCGTCAAGCGCGGCGGCACCGTGGCCGCGGGCGGCAAGAAGGTGGGCGACGCCGGCAACTTCTGGGCGCCCACCGTGCTGGCCGACGTGCCGCTGGACGCCGACGTGTTCAACCACGAACCCTTCGGCCCCATGGCCGTGGTGCACGCCTTCGACACGCTCGACCAGGCGCTGCATGAGGCCAATCGCCTGCCGTTCGGACTGGCCGGCTACGCCTTCACGCAATCATTGAAAAACGCGCACCAGATCAGCCAGCAGCTCGAAGTGGGCCTGCTGTGGATCAACCAGCCCGCCGCCGCCTGGCCCGAGCTGCCGTTCGGCGGCGTCAAGGATTCGGGCTACGGCTCAGAGGGCGGGCCAGAGGCGCTGGAGGCGTACCTGACGACCAAGTCGGTGTCGACCTTCTGCGGGTGA
- a CDS encoding NAD(P)-dependent alcohol dehydrogenase translates to MAQMMKAAVFVEPGRIELADKPIPDVGPNDALIKITTTTICGTDVHILKGEYPVAKGLTVGHEPVGVIVKLGSAVTGYQEGQRVIAGAICPNFNSYAAQDGSPSQDGSYLVASGRCGCHGYKLTAGWRFGNLIDGTQAEYVLVPDAQGNLAPVPDGLTDEQVLMCPDIMSTGFAGAENANIRIGDTVVVFAQGPIGLCATAGARLKGATTIIAVDGNDARLAVARKLGADVTVNFKTQDPVAEVLKITGGKGADSAIEALGTQQTFESALRCIRPGGTLSSLGVYSEDLKIPLAAFGAGLGDHKINTALCPGGKERMRRLMNVIESARLDLGVLVTHQRKLEDIVEAYDLFANQRDGVLKIAIKP, encoded by the coding sequence ATGGCCCAGATGATGAAAGCCGCCGTCTTTGTCGAACCCGGCCGCATTGAGTTGGCCGACAAGCCGATTCCCGATGTGGGCCCCAACGACGCGCTGATCAAGATCACCACCACCACGATCTGCGGCACCGACGTGCACATCTTGAAAGGCGAATACCCGGTCGCCAAGGGCCTGACAGTGGGGCACGAGCCGGTGGGCGTGATCGTCAAGCTCGGCAGCGCCGTCACCGGCTACCAGGAAGGCCAGCGCGTGATTGCCGGTGCCATCTGCCCCAACTTCAACAGCTACGCCGCGCAGGACGGTTCTCCCTCGCAAGACGGCAGCTACCTGGTGGCCAGTGGCCGTTGCGGCTGCCACGGCTACAAGCTGACGGCCGGCTGGCGCTTTGGCAACCTGATCGACGGCACGCAGGCCGAATACGTGTTGGTGCCCGACGCGCAAGGCAACCTGGCGCCCGTGCCCGACGGGTTGACCGACGAGCAGGTGCTGATGTGCCCCGACATCATGTCCACCGGCTTTGCCGGCGCCGAAAACGCCAACATCCGCATTGGCGACACCGTGGTGGTGTTCGCGCAAGGCCCGATCGGCCTGTGCGCCACCGCCGGCGCGCGCCTGAAGGGCGCCACCACCATCATCGCCGTGGACGGCAACGACGCGCGGCTGGCCGTGGCCAGGAAGCTGGGCGCCGACGTCACCGTCAACTTCAAGACGCAGGACCCGGTGGCCGAGGTGCTGAAAATCACCGGCGGCAAGGGCGCCGACAGCGCCATCGAGGCGCTGGGCACGCAGCAGACGTTTGAAAGCGCGTTGCGCTGCATTCGCCCCGGCGGCACGCTGTCGAGCCTGGGCGTGTATTCGGAAGACCTGAAGATTCCGCTGGCCGCCTTCGGCGCCGGCCTGGGCGACCACAAGATCAACACCGCCCTGTGCCCCGGCGGCAAGGAGCGCATGCGCCGCCTGATGAACGTGATCGAATCCGCGCGGCTGGACCTCGGCGTGCTGGTCACGCACCAGCGCAAGCTGGAGGACATCGTCGAAGCCTACGACCTGTTCGCCAACCAGCGCGACGGGGTGCTGAAGATCGCGATCAAGCCTTGA
- a CDS encoding sulfate ABC transporter substrate-binding protein has protein sequence MNRRCLALHALATAALLAGTPLVHAQQPAAVTLLNVSYDPTREFYVEFNKAFARHWKAKTGQDVAVKQSHGGSGKQARSIIDGLEADVATLALAGDTDALAAHGGWIPKDWQKRLPHNSAPYTSTIVLVVRAGNPKGIKDWDDLVKPGVKVITPNPKTSGGARWNYLAAWEYARRKTGGSDAKAKDFVARLYQNVPVLDTGARGAGITFGQRGQGGVLIAWENEAHLLGKEFGARFDIVYPSLSILAEPAVTVVDKNVDKHGTRAVAQAYLEHLYSDEGQDLAGKHFYRPISDKAAAKYAKQFPKLNLFTIDQAFGGWAQASKAHFADGGLFDQIYTHK, from the coding sequence ATGAACCGCCGCTGCCTTGCGCTGCACGCCCTCGCCACCGCCGCCCTGCTGGCCGGCACGCCCCTCGTCCACGCGCAGCAGCCCGCCGCCGTGACCCTGCTCAACGTCAGCTACGACCCGACGCGAGAGTTCTACGTGGAATTCAACAAAGCATTCGCCAGGCACTGGAAAGCCAAGACCGGGCAGGACGTGGCCGTGAAGCAATCGCACGGCGGTTCGGGCAAGCAGGCGCGATCGATCATCGACGGACTGGAGGCCGACGTCGCCACGCTGGCGCTGGCCGGCGACACCGACGCGCTGGCCGCGCACGGCGGCTGGATCCCGAAAGACTGGCAAAAGCGCCTGCCGCACAACAGCGCGCCCTACACCTCGACCATCGTGCTGGTGGTGCGGGCGGGCAACCCGAAAGGCATCAAGGATTGGGACGATCTGGTCAAACCCGGCGTGAAGGTGATCACCCCCAACCCCAAGACCAGCGGCGGCGCACGCTGGAACTACCTGGCAGCGTGGGAGTACGCCCGGCGCAAGACCGGCGGCAGCGACGCCAAGGCGAAAGACTTTGTCGCACGCCTGTACCAGAACGTGCCCGTGCTCGACACCGGCGCGCGCGGCGCCGGCATCACCTTCGGCCAGCGCGGCCAGGGCGGCGTGCTGATCGCCTGGGAAAACGAGGCGCACCTGCTGGGCAAGGAATTCGGCGCCCGGTTCGACATCGTCTACCCCAGCCTCTCGATCCTGGCCGAGCCGGCGGTGACCGTGGTGGACAAGAACGTCGACAAGCACGGCACCCGCGCCGTCGCGCAGGCGTACCTGGAGCACCTGTATTCCGACGAAGGGCAGGATTTGGCCGGCAAGCACTTCTACCGCCCTATCAGCGACAAGGCGGCGGCCAAGTATGCGAAGCAGTTCCCCAAGCTGAACCTGTTCACCATCGACCAGGCCTTCGGCGGCTGGGCGCAAGCGAGCAAGGCGCACTTTGCCGATGGCGGGCTGTTCGATCAGATCTACACCCACAAGTGA
- a CDS encoding C4-dicarboxylate ABC transporter encodes MAQGPDALKHLAPNWFAIVMGLCGLSLAWGRAAPILGDMASGGALVLAGAAALMFVALAVLSLIRWQHYPEALAADLKHPVRHALIATVPVSLILLATCGVSLLGTSAWLAALWWAGSLAQFGVTLWVATRWLSADKAQSLSWPALTPVMLIPVVGNVLAPLAGVSLGAGAWATAQFGIGLLLWPVLLALIFARIAAHGMWPERLLPATFISIAPPAVIGSAALQLGGPPLLAWMCWGIALLFVLWSLQIGRRLLAQPFSIGFWSMGFPLAAFATLTLRLAQQHGAAQAPAMIALALASLVIVLLGIATWKGWREGSLLQPEPVALIAVAGSGQPPQPQ; translated from the coding sequence ATGGCCCAAGGACCCGACGCGCTCAAACACCTCGCCCCCAACTGGTTTGCCATCGTCATGGGCCTGTGCGGCCTGTCGCTGGCTTGGGGCCGCGCGGCGCCGATCCTGGGCGACATGGCCAGCGGCGGGGCGTTGGTGCTGGCGGGCGCGGCGGCGCTGATGTTCGTGGCGCTGGCCGTGCTGTCGCTGATCCGCTGGCAGCACTATCCCGAGGCGTTGGCGGCCGACCTGAAGCACCCGGTGCGCCACGCCCTCATCGCCACGGTGCCGGTGTCGCTCATCCTGCTGGCCACCTGCGGCGTGTCGCTGCTGGGCACCAGTGCGTGGCTGGCGGCGCTGTGGTGGGCGGGGTCGCTGGCGCAATTCGGCGTCACGCTGTGGGTGGCCACGCGTTGGCTCAGTGCCGACAAGGCGCAGTCTTTAAGCTGGCCCGCGCTGACGCCGGTGATGCTGATCCCGGTGGTCGGCAACGTGCTGGCGCCGCTGGCGGGCGTCAGCCTGGGGGCGGGCGCGTGGGCCACGGCGCAGTTCGGCATCGGGCTGCTGCTGTGGCCGGTGCTGCTGGCGCTCATCTTTGCCCGCATCGCCGCGCACGGCATGTGGCCCGAGCGGCTGCTGCCCGCCACCTTCATCAGCATCGCGCCGCCGGCCGTCATCGGCAGCGCTGCGCTGCAATTGGGCGGGCCGCCGCTGCTGGCGTGGATGTGCTGGGGCATCGCGCTGCTGTTCGTGCTGTGGAGCCTGCAGATCGGCCGCCGCCTGCTGGCGCAGCCGTTTTCGATCGGCTTCTGGTCGATGGGCTTTCCGTTGGCGGCGTTTGCCACGCTCACGCTGCGGCTGGCGCAGCAGCACGGCGCGGCGCAGGCGCCGGCCATGATCGCGCTGGCGCTGGCCTCGCTGGTCATCGTGCTGCTGGGCATCGCCACCTGGAAGGGCTGGCGCGAAGGCAGCCTGCTGCAACCCGAGCCGGTGGCGCTGATCGCCGTGGCCGGCAGCGGGCAGCCGCCGCAGCCGCAGTGA
- a CDS encoding cytochrome c oxidase subunit 3 yields the protein MTAATPAPSQPAPRLPGDLFIWYVILLEGATFGVLFGAFAFTRVRQLELFTASQQQLDLSAGAINTALLLTASWCVARAVGAVRAGTRGAGLGWLAAGMAGGAGFVALKLKEYADKAAEGIGLSTNLFFDFYFILTGFHLLHVLAGLLALGLVGVGLLRQPRGAPNAHALETAAAFWHLVDLLWLILFPLVYVMR from the coding sequence ATGACCGCGGCCACGCCAGCGCCGTCGCAGCCTGCCCCGCGCCTGCCGGGCGATCTGTTCATCTGGTACGTCATCCTGCTCGAAGGGGCGACCTTTGGCGTGCTGTTCGGCGCCTTCGCGTTCACGCGCGTGCGGCAGCTTGAGCTGTTCACCGCCTCGCAGCAGCAGCTGGACCTGAGCGCCGGCGCCATCAACACCGCGCTGCTGCTGACGGCCAGCTGGTGCGTGGCGCGTGCCGTGGGGGCGGTGCGCGCCGGCACACGCGGCGCGGGGCTGGGCTGGCTGGCGGCGGGCATGGCGGGCGGCGCGGGCTTCGTGGCGCTCAAGCTGAAGGAATACGCCGACAAGGCGGCCGAGGGCATCGGCCTGTCGACCAACCTGTTCTTCGACTTCTATTTCATCCTCACCGGCTTTCACCTGCTGCACGTGCTGGCTGGGCTGCTGGCACTCGGCCTGGTCGGCGTGGGCCTGCTGCGCCAGCCGCGCGGCGCACCCAACGCCCACGCGCTGGAGACGGCCGCCGCCTTCTGGCACCTGGTGGATCTGCTGTGGCTGATCCTGTTTCCCCTGGTCTATGTGATGCGATGA
- a CDS encoding cytochrome C oxidase subunit IV family protein has product MKPRVVDLVWLLLLAATALTWGLSSSGWVARAGLGGMAVVFALAWLKGLGVILEFMELRHAPPLWRRALIGGLTLISALILLAYALALR; this is encoded by the coding sequence ATGAAACCGCGCGTTGTGGATCTCGTCTGGCTGCTGCTGCTGGCCGCCACCGCCCTCACCTGGGGCTTGAGCAGCAGCGGCTGGGTGGCGCGCGCGGGTCTGGGCGGCATGGCCGTGGTGTTTGCGCTGGCCTGGCTCAAGGGGCTGGGCGTGATTCTGGAGTTCATGGAGCTGCGCCATGCCCCGCCGCTGTGGCGCCGCGCGCTGATCGGCGGGCTGACGCTGATCAGCGCGCTGATTCTGCTGGCGTACGCGCTGGCGCTGCGCTGA
- a CDS encoding VIT1/CCC1 transporter family protein, whose product MPRSTHREVHNAHNAGWLRAAVLGANDGLISTAGLVVGMAAAGTELKTLLLTAAAGLTAGAFSMAAGEYVSVSSQADVEKADRATEERELAERPEFELQELTAIYCQRGLSPELALQVARELTANDALGAHLRDELGITGHNEARPVQAALASAAAFVVGALLPILIVLLYHGPHLTPLLIGATLVLLAVMGAVAARLGGAPMGRGALRVLFWGALAMGASALIGKLFGAGPVG is encoded by the coding sequence ATGCCCCGCTCCACACACCGTGAAGTCCACAACGCGCACAACGCCGGCTGGCTGCGCGCCGCCGTGCTGGGCGCCAACGACGGCCTGATCTCCACCGCTGGCCTGGTGGTCGGCATGGCCGCGGCCGGCACCGAGCTGAAGACGCTGCTGCTGACCGCGGCCGCCGGCTTGACGGCCGGCGCGTTCTCTATGGCGGCGGGCGAATACGTGTCCGTCAGCTCGCAGGCCGACGTCGAAAAGGCCGACCGCGCCACCGAGGAGCGTGAGCTGGCCGAGCGTCCCGAATTCGAGCTGCAAGAGCTGACCGCCATCTACTGCCAGCGCGGCCTGTCGCCCGAACTGGCGTTGCAGGTGGCGCGCGAGCTGACGGCGAACGACGCGCTGGGCGCGCACCTGCGCGACGAGCTGGGCATCACCGGCCACAACGAAGCGCGCCCGGTGCAGGCGGCGCTGGCCTCGGCGGCGGCCTTCGTCGTCGGTGCGCTGCTGCCGATCCTGATCGTGCTGCTGTACCACGGCCCGCACCTGACGCCGCTGCTGATCGGCGCCACGCTGGTGCTGTTGGCCGTGATGGGCGCCGTGGCCGCGCGCCTGGGCGGCGCGCCCATGGGGCGGGGCGCGCTGCGCGTGCTGTTCTGGGGCGCGCTGGCCATGGGTGCTTCGGCCCTCATCGGCAAGTTGTTCGGCGCTGGGCCGGTGGGGTAA